The proteins below are encoded in one region of Bacillus vallismortis:
- a CDS encoding DNA-directed RNA polymerase subunit alpha encodes MIEIEKPKIETVEISDDAKFGKFVVEPLERGYGTTLGNSLRRILLSSLPGAAVTSIQIDGVLHEFSTIEGVVEDVTTIILHIKKLALKIYSDEEKTLEIDVQGEGTVTAADITHDSDVEILNPDLHIATLGENASFRVRLTAQRGRGYTPADANKRDDQPIGVIPIDSIYTPVSRVSYQVENTRVGQVANYDKLTLDVWTDGSTGPKEAIALGSKILTEHLNIFVGLTDEAQHAEIMVEKEEDQKEKVLEMTIEELDLSVRSYNCLKRAGINTVQELANKTEEDMMKVRNLGRKSLEEVKAKLEELGLGLRKDD; translated from the coding sequence ATGATCGAGATTGAAAAACCAAAAATCGAAACGGTTGAAATCAGCGACGATGCCAAATTTGGTAAGTTTGTCGTAGAGCCACTTGAGCGTGGATATGGTACAACTCTGGGTAACTCCTTACGTCGTATCCTCTTATCCTCACTCCCTGGTGCCGCTGTAACATCAATCCAGATAGATGGTGTACTGCACGAATTCTCGACAATTGAAGGCGTTGTGGAAGATGTTACAACGATTATCTTACACATTAAAAAGCTTGCATTGAAAATCTACTCTGATGAAGAGAAGACGCTAGAAATTGATGTACAGGGCGAAGGAACTGTAACGGCAGCTGATATTACACACGATAGTGATGTAGAGATCTTAAATCCTGATCTTCATATCGCGACTCTTGGTGAGAATGCGAGTTTCCGAGTTCGCCTTACTGCTCAAAGAGGACGTGGGTATACGCCTGCTGACGCAAACAAGAGAGACGATCAGCCAATCGGCGTGATTCCGATCGATTCTATCTATACACCAGTTTCTCGTGTATCTTATCAGGTAGAGAACACTCGTGTAGGCCAAGTTGCAAACTATGATAAACTTACACTTGATGTTTGGACTGATGGAAGCACTGGACCGAAAGAAGCCATTGCGCTTGGTTCAAAGATTTTAACTGAACACCTTAATATATTCGTTGGTTTAACTGACGAAGCTCAGCATGCTGAAATCATGGTTGAAAAAGAAGAAGATCAAAAAGAGAAAGTTCTTGAAATGACAATTGAAGAATTGGATCTTTCAGTTCGTTCTTACAACTGCCTAAAGCGTGCGGGTATTAACACGGTTCAAGAGCTTGCGAACAAGACGGAAGAAGATATGATGAAAGTTCGTAACCTAGGACGGAAATCACTTGAAGAAGTGAAAGCGAAACTAGAAGAACTTGGACTCGGACTTCGCAAAGACGATTGA
- the rpsK gene encoding 30S ribosomal protein S11, with translation MAAARKSNTRKRRVKKNIESGIAHIRSTFNNTIVTITDTHGNALSWSSAGALGFRGSRKSTPFAAQMAAETAAKGSIEHGLKTLEVTVKGPGSGREAAIRALQAAGLEVTAIRDVTPVPHNGCRPPKRRRV, from the coding sequence ATGGCTGCTGCTCGTAAATCTAACACGCGTAAACGTCGCGTGAAAAAGAATATTGAGTCTGGAATTGCTCATATTCGTTCAACTTTCAATAACACGATCGTTACGATCACTGACACTCATGGTAATGCTCTTTCTTGGTCTAGTGCCGGAGCTCTAGGATTCAGAGGTTCTCGTAAATCTACTCCTTTTGCTGCGCAAATGGCTGCAGAAACAGCTGCTAAAGGTTCAATCGAACATGGTCTTAAAACTCTTGAGGTTACTGTTAAAGGCCCTGGTTCAGGCCGTGAAGCTGCAATTCGTGCACTTCAAGCTGCTGGACTAGAAGTCACTGCTATCAGAGACGTAACTCCTGTTCCTCATAACGGATGCCGTCCACCAAAACGTCGCCGCGTGTAA
- the rpsM gene encoding 30S ribosomal protein S13 — protein MARIAGVDIPREKRVVISLTYVFGIGRTTAQQVLKEAGVSEDTRVRDLTEEELGKIRDVIDKLKVEGDLRREVSLNIKRLIEIGSYRGIRHRRGLPVRGQNSKNNARTRKGPRRTVANKKK, from the coding sequence ATGGCTCGTATTGCTGGTGTAGATATCCCACGTGAGAAACGTGTTGTTATTTCTTTAACATATGTCTTCGGAATTGGCCGTACAACGGCTCAGCAAGTCTTGAAAGAGGCTGGTGTTTCAGAAGATACTCGTGTGCGTGATCTTACTGAAGAAGAACTTGGTAAAATCCGTGATGTTATTGACAAACTGAAAGTAGAAGGTGACCTTCGCCGTGAAGTTTCTCTTAACATTAAGCGTCTGATCGAAATCGGAAGCTACCGCGGAATCCGCCATCGCAGAGGATTGCCTGTTCGCGGACAAAACTCTAAAAACAATGCGCGTACTCGTAAAGGTCCGCGTCGTACTGTAGCTAACAAGAAAAAATAA
- the rpmJ gene encoding 50S ribosomal protein L36, protein MKVRPSVKPICEKCKVIRRKGKVMVICENPKHKQKQG, encoded by the coding sequence ATGAAAGTGAGACCATCAGTTAAACCAATCTGCGAAAAATGTAAAGTTATTCGCAGAAAAGGAAAAGTAATGGTGATCTGTGAAAATCCAAAGCATAAACAAAAACAAGGATAA
- the infA gene encoding translation initiation factor IF-1, with protein sequence MAKDDVIEVEGTIVETLPNAMFKVELENGHTVLAHVSGKIRMHFIRILPGDKVTVELSPYDLTRGRITYRYK encoded by the coding sequence ATGGCGAAAGACGATGTAATTGAAGTGGAAGGTACTATAGTCGAAACACTGCCAAACGCGATGTTCAAAGTTGAACTTGAGAATGGCCACACTGTTTTGGCTCACGTATCTGGTAAAATCCGCATGCACTTCATTCGCATTTTACCTGGAGACAAAGTTACGGTAGAATTATCTCCATATGACTTAACTCGTGGCAGGATTACGTACCGTTACAAATAA
- the map gene encoding type I methionyl aminopeptidase, giving the protein MIICKTPRELDIMREAGRIVALTHEELKKHIKPGISTKELDQIAERFIKKQGAIPSFKGYNGFRGSICVSVNEELVHGIPGSRVLKDGDIISIDIGAKLNGYHGDSAWTYPVGNISDADKKLLEVTEESLYKGLQEAKPGERLSNISHAIQTYVENEQFSVVREYVGHGVGQDLHEDPQIPHYGPPNKGPRLKPGMVLAIEPMVNAGSRYVKTLADNWTVVTVDGKKCAHFEHTIAITETGFDILTRV; this is encoded by the coding sequence ATGATTATCTGTAAAACCCCACGTGAACTTGATATCATGCGGGAAGCAGGGCGAATCGTGGCTTTAACTCATGAAGAGTTAAAAAAGCACATTAAACCAGGAATCTCGACAAAAGAATTGGATCAAATTGCCGAACGTTTTATTAAGAAGCAGGGTGCAATCCCATCTTTTAAGGGGTATAATGGGTTTCGCGGGAGCATTTGCGTATCAGTTAATGAAGAACTCGTTCACGGTATTCCTGGCAGCAGGGTGCTAAAGGACGGAGACATCATCAGTATTGATATCGGTGCTAAATTAAATGGTTATCATGGTGACTCTGCATGGACATATCCGGTAGGAAACATCAGCGATGCTGATAAAAAACTTCTGGAAGTGACAGAGGAGTCTTTATATAAAGGCTTGCAGGAAGCAAAACCAGGTGAACGTTTGTCGAATATTTCCCACGCAATACAAACGTATGTCGAAAATGAGCAGTTTTCAGTTGTTAGGGAGTATGTCGGACATGGTGTTGGTCAAGACTTGCATGAGGACCCGCAAATTCCTCATTACGGTCCGCCCAACAAAGGACCACGGCTTAAACCTGGCATGGTTCTCGCTATTGAACCTATGGTGAACGCTGGCAGCCGCTACGTGAAAACATTGGCTGATAACTGGACGGTTGTAACGGTAGATGGGAAAAAGTGTGCTCATTTTGAACATACAATTGCGATTACGGAAACGGGTTTTGATATACTGACGAGAGTCTAG
- a CDS encoding adenylate kinase yields MNLVLMGLPGAGKGTQGERIVEDYGIPHISTGDMFRAAMKEETPLGLEAKSYIDKGELVPDEVTIGIVKERLGKDDCERGFLLDGFPRTVAQAEALEEILEEYGKPIDYVINIEVDKDALMERLTGRRICSVCGTTYHLIFNPPKTPGVCDKDGGELYQRADDNEETVSKRLEVNMKQTQPLLDFYSEKGYLANVNGQQDIQDVYADVKDLLGGLKK; encoded by the coding sequence ATGAACTTAGTCTTAATGGGGCTTCCTGGTGCCGGTAAAGGTACACAGGGCGAACGAATTGTTGAGGATTATGGGATTCCTCATATCTCAACAGGAGATATGTTCCGTGCTGCTATGAAAGAAGAAACACCACTCGGACTCGAAGCAAAATCTTATATTGATAAGGGAGAGCTCGTACCTGACGAAGTCACAATTGGAATTGTCAAAGAAAGACTTGGCAAAGATGATTGTGAAAGAGGTTTTCTTCTGGACGGATTTCCGCGAACAGTCGCTCAAGCCGAAGCTCTTGAAGAAATTCTTGAGGAATACGGCAAGCCGATTGATTATGTCATTAACATTGAAGTCGACAAAGACGCTCTAATGGAACGTCTGACTGGACGCAGAATTTGCAGTGTTTGCGGCACAACCTATCATTTAATCTTTAATCCGCCGAAAACGCCGGGTGTTTGTGATAAAGACGGAGGCGAACTCTATCAACGGGCAGATGATAATGAGGAAACCGTCTCTAAACGGCTTGAGGTAAACATGAAGCAAACTCAGCCTTTACTCGATTTTTATTCTGAGAAAGGTTATCTTGCAAACGTGAATGGCCAACAGGACATTCAAGACGTTTATGCAGATGTGAAGGATCTTCTTGGAGGATTAAAAAAATGA